A stretch of Acropora palmata chromosome 9, jaAcrPala1.3, whole genome shotgun sequence DNA encodes these proteins:
- the LOC141893336 gene encoding uncharacterized protein LOC141893336 yields the protein MASGRKKQDEKNLKLLRDLAAQPHNKVCFDCGQRGPTYVNMTIGSFVCTSCSGILRGLNPPHRVKSISMTSFTQQEIETLQGQGNEYCRKVWLGLWNSSMPAEPESRDEQKKKDFMVQKYERKRWYVAPQQVSANNTSQSTPEPKPLKQLLGENAPTISVHAQTTRERPRTGSQTNSTSVPVSVAPPPGQAQPVAHKVVAQPAQPVQVPAPAPQAKPPSIDLLSDLGGDPFDQKQTQAQFATTPQFDAFGAQPTATGQNTFDPFGSTAPQPAQPTESGFATFGGPPQQQPPNFFDAFGSPPSSSGGFNAFAAQTSTASSQPQAASNSGFGPLVSASGSSASTGDKYAALSGLDGLFASSVGGSSNTSISSASGFGSTGTSSFGMSSGPNPFSSTSGAGSGGFQQAQQQPSNPFQGLGGQLNGPARNMSTASSMSSTSGVGGGFGSFNSAPPMGSAFGSQPATSGFGNQPATSGFGNQPATSGFGNQPATSGFGNQPATSGFGSQPATSGFGNQPATSGFGAQQPNSGFAGGNQTGGGFGNFVSGQQSSYGATRQPGWGGMSGQQQMVGGQNVGMASSSPQQTLSFGGAGMSAMAWTQFGKMGGSQQQQPQQPQIQGQMNFGGNQTGFAGNTAFGAVQSNAGFGSNAMSSGNSFGGQPQVAGFGTSGSFGGQPLSGFGNQGGGGSFGGSMSMMGAGQSGQQQQLQQFGSWQQSQQANPFMNARAQGIQRQGQSTNPFM from the exons ATGGCTTCTGGAAGGAAAAAGCAAGATGAGAAAAATCTAAAACTTCTTCGAGATCTTGCGGCTCAACCACATAATAAAGTATGCTTCGATTGCGGACAGAGAGGACCTACATATGTGAACATGACAATAGGATCTTTCGTTTGTACATCTTGTAGCGGCATTTT ACGAGGATTAAACCCTCCTCACCGAGTAAAATCAATTTCGATGACTAGCTTTACTCAACAAGAAATTGAGACTCTACAAGGGCAAGGAAATGAG TATTGTAGAAAAGTTTGGCTGGGTCTGTGGAATTCATCTATGCCAGCAGAACCAGAGTCTCGTGATgagcagaaaaaaaaggatttcatGGTGCAGAAATATGAACGGAAAAGATGGTACGTCGCACCTCAGCAAGTTTCTGCCAACAATACCAGTCAGTCCACACCTGAACCAAAACCATTAAAACAGCTTCTGGGTGAAAATGCTCCTACTATATCAGTGCAT GCTCAGACCACAAGAGAAAGACCTCGTACAGGAAGTCAAACAAATTCAACTTCGGTACCAGTGTCAGTTGCCCCTCCACCAGGGCAAGCACAGCCAGTAGCCCATAAAGTAGTAGCACAACCAGCACAACCAGTACAAGTACCAGCACCAGCACCGCAGGCAAAACCACCATCTATAGATTTACTTAGTGACTTAGGGGGAGATCCATTTGATCAAAAACAGACTCAAG CCCAGTTTGCAACAACCCCGCAATTTGATGCATTTGGAGCACAACCCACAGCCACTGGTCAAAATACATTTGATCCCTTTGGATCTACAGCACCTCAACCTGCCCAGCCCACAGAGTCAGGTTTTGCAACATTTGGTGGCCCACCACAGCAACAGCCGCCCAATTTCTTTGATGCATTTGGATCACCACCTTCATCCTCGGGGGGATTCAATGCATTTGCAGCTCAGACTTCGACAG cTTCTTCACAGCCACAAGCAGCATCTAATTCTGGGTTTGGGCCTCTAGTTTCTGCCTCTGGGAGTTCTGCATCAACAGGGGACAAGTATGCAGCACTTAGTGGGTTGGATGGTTTGTTTGCTTCCTCAGTTGGTGGAAGCAGTAACACCAGTATAAGTTCTGCATCAGGTTTTGGTTCTACTGGAACCTCATCATTTGGCATGTCAAGTGGACCCAACCCTTTCTCAAGCACATCAGGTGCAGGAAGTGGAGGCTTTCAGCAGGCTCAACAGCAGCCGTCTAATCCATTTCAAGGCCTTGGCGGCCAGCTCAATGGTCCTGCAAGAAACATGAGCACTGCCAGTAGTATGTCATCAACATCTGGTGTAGGAGGCGGGTTTGGAAGTTTCAATAGTGCTCCGCCAATGGGTTCTGCATTTGGCAGTCAGCCAGCCACTTCAGGATTTGGCAATCAGCCTGCCACTTCAGGATTTGGTAATCAGCCTGCCACTTCAGGATTTGGCAATCAGCCTGCCACTTCAGGATTTGGTAATCAGCCTGCCACTTCAGGATTTGGCAGTCAGCCTGCCACTTCAGGATTTGGTAATCAGCCTGCCACTTCAGGATTTGGTGCCCAACAACCCAATTCAGGGTTTGCAGGGGGTAATCAGACTGGTGGAGGTTTTGGCAACTTTGTGTCTGGCCAACAGTCATCATATGGTGCAACACGTCAGCCTGGTTGGGGAGGCATGTCTGGCCAGCAGCAGATGGTAGGAGGTCAGAACGTAGGGATGGCTTCATCTTCACCTCAACAAACACTCAGTTTTGGAGGTGCTGGGATGAGTGCAATGGCATGGACTCAGTTTGGCAAGATGGGTGGtagtcaacaacaacaaccacagCAACCTCAAATACAAGGTCAAATGAACTTTGGTGGCAACCAAACTGGCTTTGCTGGCAACACAGCATTTGGTGCTGTACAATCAAATGCTGGGTTTGGGTCAAATGCTATGTCAAGTGGCAATAGCTTTGGAGGTCAACCACAAGTTGCCGGGTTTGGAACCTCTGGATCATTTGGTGGACAACCATTAAGTGGTTTTGGGAATCAGGGTGGAGGAGGATCATTTGGTGGTAGCATGTCAATGATGGGAGCTGGGCAGTCtggacaacaacaacagctacAACAGTTTGGTAGTTGGCAACAGAGTCAGCAGGCAAATCCTTTTATG